In Tenebrio molitor chromosome 1, icTenMoli1.1, whole genome shotgun sequence, the sequence AACCCCAAAAGTCAAGTCGGCCCAGCAGGTGAATGTAAACATTGCGGTAAGAGGCACGGGGGGAAGTGCAGATTTGCTTATTATAAGTGCAACAAGTGCTCCAAAATTGGACACTTAGCCAACATTTGTCATAGTAAACtcaaatcaaataatttcttaGAAGTTGAAGAAGATCTGTACtgcataaatttaaatgtgaaCCAAATTCGTAATCCGTTTATCGTAAAAGTAAACATAGACGATACTGTACTCGAGATGGAAATTGATAGCGGCGCAGCAATTAGTTGTATAAGTAGGGAAACGTattacaatcaattttccaGTTACCCATTAAGTCAAAATTATACAAAGTTAAAAAGTTATACAGGGCATGCAATAAACCCATTGGGATacattaatgtaaaaatttgctACAAGGGTATGTTAAAGCCAATAAAACTTTACGTAGTCGAAGGAGGCGGTCCACCATTGTTAGGACGCGACTGGCTAGAGTCATTTAAAATAGGATTCCAATTAATAAACGCTATTTCGAAACCTAGTGAAGTAGAAAGAGTAATAAGTAAATTTCCTAAAGTTTTTAGCGGAAAATTGGGACGGTACAAACATTCCAAAATTTCCTTAGAGCTCAAACCAGATTccaaacccattttttgcaaaCCCCGCGCAATTCCATTGGCATTAAAAGAACTGATAGACAAGGAGTTGGACAGGATGATAGAAGACAAAGTTTTAAACCAGATCGAAACGAGCGAATGGGGCACACCTCTAGTCCCAATCCTCAAAAACGACGGCACAGTAAGGCTGTGTGGCGACTACAAGACAACGGTGAACAAACATCTGGTAGAAGTAAATTATCCTCTCCCTCGAATAGAAGAAATGTTCGCAAAACTTCACGGAGGACAACACTTCACAAAAATAGATCTAAACCAAGCATACACGCAGTTTGAGTTAGATGAAGACGCGAAGAAACTCTTAACATGGAGTACTCACAGGGGACTTTTCACAGTAAACAGGATGCCATTCGGTATATCGCCAGCAAgcgcaaaatttcaaaaatatatagaACAACTATTCATGGgcatgaaaaatgttattaattttttagatgATATACTGATCACGGGTCCGACGAAGAAAGAACACTTGGAAACATTAGAAAAAGTATTGAAGAAACTGGATGAAGCAGGTTTAACggtgaagaaagaaaaatgcaaattcTTCCAGGACGAAGTGGAATATTTGGGACATATAATCGACAAAAACGGGTTAAAGAAAACCAAAGACAAGATAAGTGCAATCACGGAAGCCCCACAACCGAAAACAGTCACGCAAGTGAGGTCATTTTGTGGAATGGTCAATTACTATTCGAGATTTGTTCCCAATTTAGCGGCGATTCTAAGACCAATTTACAATCTGCTAAGTCAGAATGGTAAATTTGAGTGGAAACCGGAATGCGAAAAAGccttcaagaaaataaaagagaTACTCATCTCAGACGCATGTTTAGTACATTTCGATCCGAAATTACCAATCACCTTGACAACGGATGCGTCGAACGAAGGAATTTCTGCAGTCCTGAATCACATCATAGATGGAGAAGAGAAGATGGTAGGATGTGTTTCACGTACTCTAATGCCAGCAGAGAAGAATTATGCGGTAGTTCATAAAGAAGCTCTAGCTATTTACTATGGAGTAACGAAATTTCATCAATACTTATGGGGACAAAAGTGGATTCTGAAGACGGATCACAAACCACTTTTAGCACTTTTCGGAGAAAACAGAGCAACACCCATAATGCAAGCGAACAGGTTACAGAGATGGGCAACCTATCTGTCAGGATTCAATTATCGAATTCAGTACATAAGAGGGAAGCAAAATCCCGTAGCTGATTGTTTATCTCGTGTTCCTAGAAATGTAATCACGATATCAAACGAGTACAAAGAAGATGgaaaatacattaattttgcAGCGACATCCAACAGATTACCAATCGACATGGAGACCATAGCTACAGCAACAAAAGAGGACAAGGAACTGCTCCAAATAACTAGATATGTCACAGGAAAATGGCCACACGAAGTAGATACGACTATCAAACCTTACTTTCATAGGAGAAATGAAATATCCTACGAAAAAGGAGTACTATTATGGGGTTATCGAATAATAATTCCAAAGACATTGAGAGAACAGCTACTGAATGAATTGCATTCAGCACACTTCGGAATGTCAAGAATGAAAGCACAAGCTAGAACGTGGCTGTGGTGGCCATCGTTAGATTCTAGTATCGAACAGTTCTGTAAATCATGCTTACCTTGTTTACAGACGAGACAAGATCCTCCCAGGGCAAACCCGACTCCATGGCCAGAAGCCAAGACACCATATGAGAGAGTACACATAGATTATTTAGGTCCGATCAGACATAAGATGTACTTGATAATCACATGTGCTTATTCCAAATGGCCGGAAGTTTACCAAGTTAACTCCTTGAGAGCGGATGAACTGGAGGAGAAGTTACGAGATTGTTTCGCCAGATGGGGTATACCAAAACTACTTGTATCCGACAACGGAAGATCGTTAGTAGCGACCCCTACAGAAGAATTTCTGAGGAGAAACAAGATACAGCACAGAACAAGCCCTCCATTTCACCCACAAAGCAACGGAGCGGCGGAAAACTCTGTGAAGACTTTCAAAAACAAGATAAAAGCATTAGTCTTGGACGAAAAATGCAACAGAGAGAACATCAACACTCTGATTTCCAGATTTCTGATCTCATATCGAAACACCAAACATGCTATCACCAAAGAGACTCCTGCAAAACTGCTAATAGGTAGAGACCTACGGACAAGACTATCTTTTCTAAAAGAAGGCAAGGACGATCAAAGAGAGATAGAAAAAGTGAAATCCGAAAACGCACAGAAGCTGCACAGAAGATTCAAGGTGGGAGATGTGGTAATGGCCAGAGATTACAGAACAATAAACAAAAGGACTTGGACGGAAgcgaaaatattaaaacaactgGGAAGAACTACATACATCTGTAGAACAAAATCAGGTGAAGATTGGAAGAGACACGCAAATCAGCTGATTCATACGACACTGAAAGCTGATATTCCAGAAGTTGCAGAAACCAAAAGCAGTCCCAGTAGAATAACTACGAGTAAGATCGCCCAGAATTCCGTGACGCCAAGTAAATTCCAAGAACAACCTATCCTTACTCCTGATCCCCAACCGACAGAACCGTTGATTCACGAGTCAGCATCGCCTAGACCAGTCAGAGTTAGGAAACCTCCGTCTAGATTAAATTTCAAGTAGTAAAAACTTGTCGCACATAGGTTAGTTAAATTTGAATGTACGCATTTCTTGTGATTGTTTAAATGTGTGCATTTCTTTCGATCATTTAAGTGTATACatgtctttatttatttaagtgtataacatttctttaattgtttaagtgtaaaatttcttttgattGTTAAGTGATAAGTTTAAGGCTAAGTGTAGGGGTGTGGTATCGGTGCCTGCCGTTATCTGTAGGAAAAAAGGTGACCTGCGTCCTATCGCGGAGTAGAGATTCACCGGTGAACGCTGGCACGATCCACTCCATgatgtatttttgtaaaatgtgaaAGTTAGTAAAAGTCTCCCAGAAATGCGTGTGTTTCCATGAAAAACCCAAAAACACTACACTGTGCTTTTTATGAATTTCGTGAGTTATTTTATCATAATCCTGTATATGGATACCCTGTATTTACAACAATTATTgtatcgagtgttcatttGAATTTCTCGTCAACGTTGGCGTTGCAGggttgattgtgaacgtaccactcgtcagtctacagagtaaaaacacaaataaggcaaaaagtgaggttagatttagacagctgatccgtgatccgtaatccgtagtgcgttcacaatcgactgtccaacgccaactttgacgtgcaaattaaatgaacacccgatatattccatggatacaaattaaattaaaattagttttgttttgacatttcattttcgTCATGCCAAGCTCCGGAATGCCAACCTTGAAAAAGTAAATAGCACtagtttatttgaaaacgCGAATTTCCATTACAGCACCCAAAATAGGTTTTGTATGTGCTTTCATATagacgcaaagtagaaaaagaaCTTTTTCCCAAACTTTGTTTAAACTCTTATTTCAATCACTCAAAAGAGAAAGTAAATAGCACTTTTGGTCCTTTGGGAACAAAAGCACAGCCGACTAAGTAAATTTACTGCGAGTCGAATTGTTACGTTGTCACAATGTATAGAGAAGAAAATTGGAAGTATGTACCATCGAAGAACGCAATACAAAATGCTTAAAAACACATTAGTGAAACTTCTATTTAtttcatattattatttacatatttatgttACAAACATTATGATCAAGATAAAAAATCTTGTTtcctgttttcttttttacaatttttttaactattaaataattaaaaaattaagtcgTGCATAAACTATCACATTATTATACACCCCGATACTAAAATGCCTTTTTGTCCCTCATATAATTATTGTCCTCGCTGCGCTAGTGGAACCACATACTCGGGATAGAAAAATGCACTTAAGTCCCTTGTCATATAATATTCTATTAAGAGTTGTAAGTAAAGACTAATTCATAATGTCAGTGCTGGTGTTACAAAAGCATGAACTATTTTCTTGTTAAGTTCTTAAGacttagacaattttactacTTTTTTTCGCAACAGTTACGATTTTCTCTATTTAACACGTACAATTTTAGCTTTTTGCGTTAAGTTTTAAACACCTTTTGAGAACATCAGAAACTTATCATCAGACTCACCTTGAGCTCGACTTCGTTGCCAAACCAACAATACAGAAAAATTTCCACGGTCATCGCAAATGCGTAGAACAACAACGAATAACTTTCACTACTGAACGGTGCAACCTGAAGAAAGAGCTTAGAAGAACCAGAACCACATAACTTTTTCTTACCAGAGTTAGTTGAAACAATGCCAGCGCCAAAGACACCGAACTGGCAAAAAATTGCCCCAAAGCAACATCGCTAAAGAAGTTGTTGGACTGTGTGGCAAACCTACAACgatgttaaaaaattttcaaatcgtTTTTGAAACGAAACCTTCATACTTCACGATTGTCTTGTGATGCTGGATGCaatctaataattttttgttgtattcGGTTTCAGCACAAGTgcccaaatttctcaaatcaTCGCATAGAATGTCACACTGGGTGCCAACGTACATCATGAGAGCAGCAGCGAACATGTCCATGTTCAAGTTAGTAATGGCGAGGAACCAGATAGCGACAATTTGGTACAAATATGTGATTTCGTAAGATGGTGAAGTCTTGGTGTTGAAAGGGTACCAAGCGGACAATGGTAGTCGGTACTCTTTAACAGTACCATCCACAATGGGATAAATTGCCCACATGATCAGATTTGAAATGACAGGAATCCAAAACACCACATACGTTAACGTCCAAGAGTTGAGATTTGGACGGATCAAATCTCTTTGTTGCTCATTTTTCggttgaaatattttcttgtcTAGCTCGGCCATCAGGCTCTTGAGAATGGCGATGTTGCGGACGAAACAGTAAACTTTGAAAGACGCCATCAACTCTGTGACGATGACAAAAATCAGTGCCGTCAAAGCTTCCAAGTCTGTGTAGATGAAGAGGATGTTGGCGGCTTGGAAGAAATTGGGGGCGTTGATGAACAGATTGATGGAGATGATCGAATACAGAGTGTATAAATTGCATTTGTAAATTTCGGTACCTTTCGGCCACAACCCCGCAATTTTCAGTATCATGATGTTCACCCTGATGGTGAATTTCCAATCGAAGTTTTCCATTTCCACCGAAACTAACACAACGCGGGACGCTTTCCAAAACACtgaatattttttcgagaGTGAACGATTTTATGGAAAattgatgattttttattcatgGTGGAGAGCAGAGGAAGGAGTTTTTCCTTTCAGATAATTACACTTCTTTTTGCATTATTCATGTTGTTCCACGTCAATGTTTCTCATAAGACTGGCTGCTCACGGTGCAAGAAATAGCCAAAGGGGTgggtttgtttaaattaatgatGGTTTTAATTGAgacaattttctattttattggaTCATCAGAGGCCGATAGTAATTAGGTCCCAGGAagtaagaaaaatgtaattgcgGGGTTTACAAAAGAAAAGGGGTGGTTAAGATTACGGAcagcaatttatttgaatttaattttttaaatgagggTCGCGACGTCAAACGAATTAACGTCACAATCTAaagttattatttgttttgaatACCATAAAGTTGAGtgtttttgcaataaaattattatgaaatgGGGACATTAACGTTTAGTTGGTAATGATGTGGCTTGTGTGAAAAGCTGTGtgataatttgaatatgaaatAAACAACTGTTAAACATCTAAAGCACTAAATGGTAATAAAATCTCAGAAATATGATCGAGATCGTCAATCTTTCCTGAGGAAACAGTCTGTTGTAATGTTTTCTATTTACATGAAAAAGCGCATCAATCAGCGGTCTTGCTTTCGacaacttcaaaaattattttaaaaaataataatttgctaCATCCTGACGTAgtgaaataaaaatcagcGATATTAAGAACGGTAAGTCAACAGTTGAGGAGGTAATGTAAGCCGTAGAAGTTTCAAATAAGATGTGggttgataataaaatatctattttcaatacaagtgagcaaagtagtgcatttaatcacgagtacggaagttgggcgtctgagccCAAGGCGAGGACCTCAACCGTACTACAAGTGATTAAAATCACATTTGCTCATGTGTgttgaatctgattttttccatCATAAAAAAGAGTCGCGGAAtcgaaatttcgggcagcatttttttgtcactttttgaatttcgaaTTAATTGCAGCgaatgtaattaaatcatcagTTTCACCTGTCCCTTATAATAAAGGTGTGGTGAAGATTACGGAGAAAATtgtatttgaatttaattttttaaacgagtATCCCGGCGTCAAACTTATCTGACGTCACAATCTGGTTTGGCGTCTAGAGTTATTATTTGCTTCTGAATAGCATAAAATTGAGTGTTCTTGCAATAAAACGACCATAAAACGTAGACATTAATGTTTATCTGGTAATGATGTGGCTTGTGTGCAGCGCTGTGTCGCAATTTGAATATAAAATGCactaaatgataataaaatctcGGAAATATCTTCGTCAATGTTTCTTTAGAAAACAATCTCTTGTAGTGTCTCCTGTTTGGATGAAGAAGCGCATAAGATAATGGCCTTGCTTTCGAGAACTTCGCTCAAAAAGCCGAATAAAAAAGCATTCGCACTATTGCGCGAAcgtcgatttcgcgcactattGCTTCAAAATGGCCTAGTAGTGCGCGAAAATCGATTTTCGCTCACTACTATGCGGTcacgaaatgtcattttgaagatagtgagttcaaaaatacTTTTCTGGCGAGAAAATTGTAGAGGTActttttattacagttttaaaatttcttgaaAGCCAAAATTGGAGCAATGAATTCGGCTCTGACAGTAAAATTATGAAACCGTCCACTTTACGGTCCTGACCTGACACCTTGTGATCCCTTTTGTTCcctaaattttgaaggtagtgagttcaaaaaataatttaatcaatGTTTGATACAACTGAGGCTGTAGTTCCTCAAGGATTCGTGTTAGGCCCTAcgctttttattattattcattatattTATTACAGATATAGAAAGGGTCATTACTtggtataatttttatatgtttgcaaattatctacgatttaacaaatttttacacaaatagtaaatagaaaacaaattttgtcgTATTAAACTGTTCTATTTCGGAAACTAACTAGATACCGAGAGAAAGTAGACTTGTCTCCCTGGTTTTAAAGTCGAAGTAAATGTAACTGTAAAAAAAGTTAGgcattttttcaaagaattagacaaaaaaaatctaaaaattttctaCCAAGTTTACGAAAACTAATTCAACACTGACAAAAGAAtgaaatctcattaaaactgCTCTTGGAATCTCTATTCGagtaaaatgtatttgaattATTCTGCCAAATAAtcaaatagtagattatatcattaagagtagaagtgagtctttttgtgctaaggccagagattgaagaccgagaggAAGTCAAGgccggcaactgggcgaagcacaaaaacaCCTTCTAATTTAAATGATATATACTATtgtatcttcaagcggatcataAAATAAAGATCGGAAAGAACTCATTTATTTCCTTTTGTTGCAGTTACAGTAggtacaattttaaaatttacaattttaagGCAACAGTAATTCCTAGTTTTCTTGCtgcaatattattagtacttgaaggtttaataatattagtaaagtttACTAAAGTCAACAGTTTCCTTTTTGAACGTTGAAGAgccatcttgctatttttgattatGACATCTGTCATCCTTGCACGTGTTACACCACAGCGGCACCACTTAAaaattgggtaataatttcgttatttcgctttttagaggctaatagggataatttaattattaaatatttcgtgtaattattgataaataaatcgtgagaaatgcttcaaatgaccgCGGTTGAGCCAcctgtggacatttcaactcctaggatttgaagtgtttcgagttcggttacaaaaaaaagccaATTCAACCGTTTCTACAGAGATACACAAGGCGCGATTTTTGACCGCTTgaagaaaaagtaaatttattgagAGTGGAGTTGTTACGTTGTCACAATGTAtggggccttcaaataaatatatatttagagtaggcgtcggcgacattctaattctgttaacagtgtaaagtaatttttgtaggtaaccaattattctccaaagttacacaggttacatagtaagctttttcccaatttcatattgtcatattccgtgaaGGGAGAATAGGaggaatgcactacaaaaattaaaaatattttctaacctaactttatttccttaaaatgtcagacgtttcttgtgtcattttctacgctggaaaaatgttgcaaacaattgaatttccataggttgcactctaaatataaatttatttgaaggcccgttatatCGAAGGAAAATGAAAGTACCATTGAAGAATACAatacaaaatgtttaaaagCACAAGAGTGGTTACttatgtttatttcattttattatttacatatttatgttACAATCATTACATCAACTTAAATACCATCACGTTTACGTTCTACGCCCTTAACCTATCTtattaccaaaaagaaaaatctagTGTGTCttgttttgttgtgtttttacacATTTTCTTTACTATTAATTGATTAAATAATTAAGTCGTGCACAAACTATCATATACACCTCGACACTAAAATGCCTATTTCGTCCCTCGTATAATTATTGTTCTCGCTGCGCTGGTGCAACACACGAATACACTCGGCATAGAAAAACGCACTTCAGTCCCTTGTCATATAATATCCTATTAAGAGTTGTAAGCAAAGATTGATTGATAATGTCAGTGCTGGTATCACAagaacattaattattttcttgtgAAGTTGTGAAGACAATTTTACTACTTCTTCTGGCAACAGTTACGTTTTGATTTACGATTTTCTATCTCTTACACGtacaattttaacttttttgtttCCTGTTGAGAACATCAAAAACTTATCATAAGACTCACCTTGAGCTCGACTTCGTTGCCAAACCAACAATACAGAAAATTTTCCACGGTCATCGAAAACGCGTAGAACAACAACGAATAACATTCACTACTGAACGGTGCAACCTAAAGGAAGAGCTTAGAAGAGCCAGAACCGCATAACTTTTTCTTACCAGAGTGAGTTCAAACATGGCCAGCGCCAAAGACACCGTAGTGGCAAAAAATTGCCCCAAAGCAACATCACTAAAGAAGTTGTTGGACTGTGTGGCAAACCTGCAACGACgttagaattttttcaaatcgcTTTTGAAACGAAACCTTCATACTTGACGATTGTCTTGTGATGCTGGATGCAATCTAATAACTTTTTCGCGTATTCGCCGTCAGCACTAGTGCTCAAATTTCTCAAGTCATCGCATAGAATGTCACACTGGGTGCCAATGTACATCATCAGAGCAGCAGAGAACATGTCCATGTTCAAATTAGTAATGGCGAGGAACCAAACGCTCACGATTTGATAGCAATAAGTGATTTCGTAAGATGGTGAAGTCTTGGTGTTGTAAGGGTACCAAGCGGACAACGGCAGTCGGTACTCCTTAACAGAACCATCCATTATGGGGTAGATGGCCAGCAGAACCAGGGTTGTTATAACGGGAATCCAAAACACCACATAAATGTACTTCCAAGAGTTTAGATTTGGTCGAATCAAATCTCTCTGTTGGTCATTCCTgggttgaaatatttttttgtcaagcTTCACCATCAGTTTCTTCAGAGTGGCGATGTTGCGGACAAAACAATAAACTTTGAACGAAGACAACAACTCTGTCATTATCATAAATATCAGCGTAGCTATAGTTTCCAAGTCTGTGTAGACGAAGACAATGTTAACAGCTTGAAAGAAGTTGTGAATGTTGATGAAGACGTTGAGGGAGAAGATGGAGTACAGAGTGTAGCAATTGAATTTGTAGATTTCGGTACCTTTCGGCCACAACCCCGCAATTTTCAGTATCATGATGTTCACCCTGATGGTGAATTTCCAGTCGAATTTTTCCATCTTGTCTTCACCACACACTAACACTCGCGAGACACTGAATATTTTTTGGAGAGTGAACGATTTTATCGAAAATAGatgattttttattcatgGTGGAGAGCAACCGAAGGAATTTTTCAAGCCAGTTAATTACACTTCTTTTTGCATTATTCATGTTGTTTCTCTTTTCACGCGGCTGTTTCTCACAAGCTTACTTGCAAGAAACAGTCAATAAGAgggtttgtttaaattaatgaaggtTTTAATTGAGAAAATTTCCTATTTGTTTCTCgcaacgaaaaaattgttaaatcatCTGACCGGTTCTCACGAAATATGGCATCGCACAAAGATAATAATTGGGTCTCagcaattaagaaaaatttaattgggggTTTGGAAAGGAAACGGGGTGGTTACGACTGCggagaaaattatatttgaattacattttttaaacggtGTCAGACGATTCTGACGTCACTGTCTTATTTGGTGTCTAGTTTTGTTGTTTGCTTTTTAACAGCATAAACTTGAGTGTTTCTGCAGTAAAATTACCATAAAGTGAGGACATTAACGTTTAGTTAGTAATGATATGGCTTGGATAAAATGTTTAACTGCAATTTCAATGTAagataaataagtaaataataatatttttttttttagaaaacgaTCTCTCGTTGGTACTCCTAAAATTAGTGCGCACCACTAGGAATCGAGTGAGTCATAAATTAGAAAAGGATTTAGTTTCACAAGAACGTAACGGAATAACCAATCAACGGTATTGAAAACGGTGGGTGgggaattttaaaataaaatttgaagtaATAGTTGTAGTGagacagtttaaaatttaaatttgaattgccGGTACCGTcaaaatacagtgtggaataaaatgatttacatctagttatcTTTGCATTattcttgtaaaaatacgaaatgccgctctacaaaaaaaaagaaagcctaacctcaaaatattccaaaattccaaatgtgatttattgcgaagggatgatatgaatgcaaagtagagattgaaattaaaaaggagctaacaaaaacaagtcacagctagtgttgaaagtggccaccaacgtttgttaactcaatttagtaaattgtaacaattgtcaattcgattgatgacatttattgacagaactaatagttcggcacttcaaaaaaaaaagtagagcggtacaggaaaatttacatgtgcaaaaattccaaaggtaactagatgtaaatcattttattccacactgtagaacacaaaaaaaaaaacgaaagtaCTACCGGACAAACGAGGAAATAAGGGAGGGGTTGGCAACATGGCAGGTAGAGGGTAGATAGGGGGAAAGAGGCGACTTTTTGGCGGGTTCCGACGTGTGAgggggtgttttttttttcgaaaagaaTCCAGGGCGTTAAGAGTGGTCCAATATTTTGAATACCGCGAGCTGAAAGGGAATCAACTCCGCTGTCGTCCCGGGTAGATATTTTACCCGCCATTTTGCTTAGCCCAGCCCGCGATTGTAACATTCGTAGTCACGGAAAGAAGGTGTCATTACTTATGTTGCTACCTACATTTCTAATATTGTaatctttgttttgttgaattaaactcggttTTCAATGTGTCGCTAGGTTTCGGATGAGTCAGTGTTAGAATGTTGTAAGTACGACCCTATGAGAGCTAGGTAAGTCGCGCGGTTAGCTAGTAAAGTAACGTGGGGTCAAGGGTTAGTTAGAGGAGGCGGACATAAGCCTTGCTTTATGCGGCTCTGGGATGTTGACGTGAAGCCCCGCGTCAGTTATAGACCTCGTGGGTTGCCGCTGAACGGTTGGGGAAGGCGGAGCTAGGCC encodes:
- the LOC138139370 gene encoding odorant receptor Or1-like, translated to MENFDWKFTIRVNIMILKIAGLWPKGTEIYKCNLYTLYSIISINLFINAPNFFQAANILFIYTDLEALTALIFVIVTELMASFKVYCFVRNIAILKSLMAELDKKIFQPKNEQQRDLIRPNLNSWTLTYVVFWIPVISNLIMWAIYPIVDGTVKEYRLPLSAWYPFNTKTSPSYEITYLYQIVAIWFLAITNLNMDMFAAALMMYVGTQCDILCDDLRNLGTCAETEYNKKLLDCIQHHKTIVKFATQSNNFFSDVALGQFFASSVSLALALFQLTLVAPFSSESYSLLFYAFAMTVEIFLYCWFGNEVELKVSLMISF
- the LOC138139401 gene encoding odorant receptor Or1-like, producing MEKFDWKFTIRVNIMILKIAGLWPKGTEIYKFNCYTLYSIFSLNVFINIHNFFQAVNIVFVYTDLETIATLIFMIMTELLSSFKVYCFVRNIATLKKLMVKLDKKIFQPRNDQQRDLIRPNLNSWKYIYVVFWIPVITTLVLLAIYPIMDGSVKEYRLPLSAWYPYNTKTSPSYEITYCYQIVSVWFLAITNLNMDMFSAALMMYIGTQCDILCDDLRNLSTSADGEYAKKLLDCIQHHKTIVKFATQSNNFFSDVALGQFFATTVSLALAMFELTLVAPFSSECYSLLFYAFSMTVENFLYCWFGNEVELKVSLMISF